From the genome of Propionispora hippei DSM 15287:
CCCGGTAACCCCAGTGGCTCCGGTATCTCCGGTGGCTCCAGTGGCACCAGTGACCCCAGTGGCTCCAGTAGACCCGGCGGCTCCGGTATCTCCGGTAGCGCCCTGAGCGGATTCGCCGATTACGGTCATACCAGCTTTTATTGGAACGATCGTAGAATAAAAAACAATTGCGGTGCTGTTGTTTCTCAACTCTACCGTAACAGGGGGGGATTCAACTTCAATCACCGCTATCCCAACGACCTCTCCGGTTTTGATAGGAGAATTAGCAATCACAGAATCTCCCTGGGATGAAACTAGCATAAATCCGGCTCCATTTGACGAAGGTGACGACTGCGTCGCTACCCACCAGTTAAACTCATACCTTCCTGGCTCATTTAATGAGATAACTCCTGTTGCGCTATCATAACCAATATTGCCTGATAAAAGTATAGTTGAATCAAAAGCAACATTTGCGTTTGCCTCGATCGTACCCGAAGTTAGATGCTCTATTTGCAATGCTTCATTCACAATATTACCTCCATATAAATATACTCGCAGGTGACAAGAACGCTCTTCACTTGCCAGGACTGCATAGCAGGACTGACAACTCTTCACTGAAGAGAGTGGCGAAAAAATTGTGTAAACCTCCGTTGTCAGATAAAATAAAAACAACGGAGGTTTTAAAATGGGCAGAAAAAGAAAAGAGCTTGATGAGGCAACTGATTGAAGAACGCGATATCAGAGATATGCCGTCGTTCAGGCCCTAGTCAAAGAACTCACCGCAGGACTTATCCAGGAGGCCATGGCTGCTAAGCTTGAAGAAGAGCTTGGATACAGTAATATGACCACAAAAACAAGCAGACAAACAATAGCCGCAACGGTAACTATAAAAAGACAGTTACCAGTAGCCAGGGCGACGTGGAATTGACCGTGCCCCGCGACCGTAATGGCGAATTCGAACCGCAGATCGTAAAGAAGCACCAAACGGACATATCGTCCATTGAGGACAAAATCATCTACCTGTATTCCCAGGGGACATCCATCCAAGACATTGAGAAAACGATGCAGGAAATGTACGATATCGAAGTGGATGCGACCCGCGTATCCAAAATCACCGACAAGCTGCTGCCACTCATACGCGAATGGCAAAAACGGCCGCTTGAAAGCGTCTATTCCATGGTAATGCTCGACGCCATCCACTACAAGGTTCGCGAGGAAGGTATGGTGGTCAAAAAAGGACGTCTATATCGCCATCGGTACCGATTTGCAAGGCAAGAAGGACGTTCTCGGGCTATGGGTCGGTGCAACGGAAAGTAGCAAATACTGACTCGGCATGCTAAATGGTCTAAAAAACCGATGCATACAGGACATCCTGATTGCATCGGTTGACGGGTTGTCTGGCTTCTCTGAGGCTATTGCTGCGGCGTACCCCAAAACCGAAATCCAGCGTTGCATCATCCACCAACTCAGAGCTCTCCCCGCTACGTTTCAGAAGAACGCCAAGGCGTTTACGGCTGCGCTCAAGCCTCCCACCAAAGAAATTGCGCAGGAAGCACTCAATGATCTGGAGCGCGTCTAGGCGCAAAATACCCGGCGGCGATTCGTTCATGGCGGAAGCATTGGGACGAACTAGCCACCATGTTTAAGTACCCCGAGCAGATCAGGCGGATCATTTACGCTACTAACGCCATTGAGAATTTCAATCGACAGCTCCGCAAAGTGACAAAAACCAAGAGCGCTTTTGTCAGCGACGATACACTTTTAAGGCTGCTTTATCTGATCACCATGCAGGTTACAGATAAATGGACGATGCCCATCAAGGAATGGGGCAGCATCCTAATGCACTTGAGGATCTATTTCGGCGACCGGTCACCATCCGGCTTTGAGTGTTTATTAATACGGGGACTACCCCCACAACTATCCATTATTTGGCTTTCGGAGAATACACAATTGTTTTCGGCGCTACCTCATTGAATAGCAGGACTGACAACTGCTCATTGAGCAACTAGGCATTAAATCATCATCGACATCATCATAATACATTAACAAATCACCTCCACAAAATTCAAGGTAACCTATTAACATAGTATGATAACGCTATATCAGATGTTACATTGTTTAAGTGTGTATTTCAGAGAAGTCATTTATTGTAGATTAACGCTGGTAAATATGAATTTTAAACTACTGACTTTTGGGTGATTGCACAATAAGATTTCTTATGATGCTTTTTCTTAATTTATCCTTCGAAACAGGCAGTTACACCGGCCTTGATCGTACTTTGGGAAAGATCAGACCCTGATTCTTTCGTCAGTGTCAGAACCGTATCTCCATTTACAATACTGCCGGGTAAATAAAAATTGATATTGGAAAAATCAGCAATATCATTGGCTGTAATGTTTACATTATTATTTGCAGCATTTCCGCTGCCAGAAACATATGCGCCAATAACGCCAACTCCACCACTGTGTGAACCATTAACCGTACCACCTGATACAGTTACGTTATTGCCGGAAGCTGTGTCTCCTGCCCCGCCGATAACCGCGTAACTGCCGGAAACAGTCCCATTGGTTATCGTAACCGTATTATTATTTGCCGTACCGGTGGTGCTTTGCGTATATCCCCCACTAACACCTTACTCTATCGTTCCGCCGTATACAGTTGCTGCGTTGCCGTCGGAATTTCCCTGAATCGACTTACCGCCCTGAACAGTTCCGGACACGGTGCCATTATAGATAATAACTGTATTATTATTAGCGTTGCTATTGCTTCCTGAGACATACCCGCCATAAACATTTTTACCAATGTTGGCGTTGCTATTGCTTGTATTCCCTACAGTCACGGTATTGCCACTGATAGTCACACCGGCAGCATTTGATCGGTCACCCATAATACCTAAACTATCAGGATATGTTGTAGCATCGGAAATAACCCACCCCGAAGTTGAGGGTATAATCAGCAAGGTATTATTGGACCCTGCCAGATAAAATGTTCCGGCATTGGCTCCTGAATTGATAAACGTTGCATTGGGATCTGTGGGTGAGGTATAATCAGACGACGTACTAATGGTGATATTGGCATTGTCGGCAAAAACCGTCGGGGTCCACATCATGTGACCATAAGAAAAGAGTAAACCTGTCACTATCGCACTAGTTAACTTTTTGCTGAGCCTTCCCCTACTCCATCCCTGTCTGCCAGGGTTTAGAGATACGGCAGAAAAGCCGATTTTTATTTTTTTCATTCTTCCTTCCGTGTTAAATTAGGTTGTGGCTGAATTGAAATTCATTTCACCATCCAAAGCTTACATAGATTTATATTGCAAAAACCGTACCACCGTCCCAATGGCTAAAATCAACCTATTTTGTCCTTATAGTCGTGCGAAAATACAACAAGCGTGCGGTTTCGATACATCGAACCGCACGCTTGTTGTCGTAGATCTATTTTACTTTTTCTAATAACCGGTACAGCTTTCGTCGGGAAATACCAAGCTTTTCAGCAGCGGCCGTTTTGTTGCCCCCGCAGTCCTCCAGCGCACGCTGCACCAGATTGTTAACCTGATTGTTAATCACGTCACCCAATCCTTCAACGCCATCTATCTTTTCTCCCCGGAAAGCAGCCGCTTCTCCCATTTCTGCATCGTCTAGATGCAGATGCTCTCCTGTCAGCACCTCAGCATCGTGCATGAATACGGCCAACTCAATTGCATTACGCAGTTCCCGTACATTGCCTGGCCAGGAGTAGGAAACTAATTCTTTAGCTGCTTCCGGACTAATGTTTTGAAACCGCTTCCCTTTTTGCCTTGAAAGCTCCCGCAAAAAATATAGGGATAACGGAATGATCTCCTCAAGCCGTTGTCGCAGAGGCGGCAAATACAGCATTCCGACTTTTAAGCGATAATATAGATCCTTTCTAAAGTTTCCTGCTTTCACCGCATCTTCCAGGGAAACGTTGGTAGCGCAAATGATGCGGACATCCGTCTTTATTTTCTGGGTACCTCCTACACGGTAAAATTCCTTCTCCTGAAGTACCCGCAACAATATCCCCTGTTTTTCCAGAGGAATCTCTGCCACCTCGTCCAAAAACAGCGTGCCTCCCCTGGCAGCGTCGAACTTGCCGAGTTGTCCACGCTTCAGCCCGCCGGTGAACGCACCATGCTCGTATCCAAACAACTCACTTTCAAAGAGGCTCGGCATAATAGCCGCACAATTGATATCAATAAAAGGCAGGTGGCATCCTCCCTCTTGCAGTCCATGATGAATCAGCTTGGCCATCAATTCTTTTCCGACTCCGGTTTCTCCCTGAATCAATACCGAAAGGCCTCGGTCTTCATGAAATTTTATGGCCTGCTCCATCTTTTGATGCATGCTCTTGGAAAAGAAACCAAGCCTGTCCTGCACCTCAGGCAGACGGTATAACGATGTTGGCTGTATGGCGCCGGATAGAGCTGAGTCCATGTTTCTGTTCCTGATTTCCGTTCTTTTTCCGACACGATCCAGCAAATCTACAAGGTCATTCATCCCCACTGGCTTTAACAAATAATCATACGCCCCCAGCCGCAAGGCGTCTACTGCCGTTTCCACCGTTGCAAAACCGGTGAAAAGCACCACGTCAAATCCGTCGGCTTCCCTACATCCACGAAGTTCCCGCAAAAAATCAATGCCACTCTTGCCCGGCATCTTAATATCGGACAGCAGCAGGTTAATCGAAGGCACCTGCCGCAACCTTTCCAGTCCTTCCTCCGCGCTTCCCGCCTCCAGCATAGTATGTCCAAGTAAACCGAGTATGGTACTCATGCTTTCCCGGCTGTCTTTATCGTCATCAATCACGAGAATATTCATGGCTGATTCTCCTCTTGTTTTTCGATTGGCAGGCGGATAACGAAATCGGCACCACCTAGTTCATTGTTATAAACGGTTACATTACCGCGCAGATTCTCGACGAGTGATTTGACAATAGCCAGACCGAAACCGAGATTGTCCGTCTTCTGCCTCTTTGTCGTGAAAAACGGTTCAAATACCTTGGGTAATATATCTTCCGCAATGCCACAGCCGTTATCACTGACGACCAGTTCAAGCCACTCCCCTTTTTCCACGGTGGAAATAAGAATGCGCTTGTCTTGCTTAGACGTCGCCAGAACTGCTTCCTGCGCGTTTCTTAATAAATTGAAAAGGATCTGCTCAATCTCACTATCAGCCGCGCAGACTACCACATGAGGAGCCTGTGTTTGATATTGAAGGGCAACAGCCCCGCTACCCTGTACGGTTCGAAACGTCTCCAGCGAGCGGTGCAGGACAGTATCCAGGACAACTCCTCTACGGGACTGGCTGTCCTGCCTCACAATATTGCGAACATTGGTGACAACAGCCTCCACCCGTTCCACCTGTCGGCTGATGCGCCGCAGTTCGACTTTGACCTGATCCATGTTCAGTTTTTCTCCCATTTCACTTACGTATAACAGTCCGTCGGTAGATATTTTCAGGGAATTCAACGGCTGACCAAGATCATGTACGATACTGGCGGCCATCACGCCTGCCGTACTGAGCTTCTGCGCTTCCTGCAGTTGGGTTAAAGCTGCCAGAGCCTCAGCCTCCAGTTTTTTCTGTTCCGTAATATCTGTTACAACGTGAAAGGCTTGTGAGGCGTTCAACGGTAGAATACGCGTATGAAGATATAAGCTTTCCTCTTTCCAGGGCAATATAAACTCATATTGAGAGCTTTGACCGTTTATAATAGCATTTTGAGTAAGCTGTACAATTTCATTGGCATTTACTCTAGGCAGCACCTGCTGTATCATTTGTCCTATATAGACTTGCCGGGGAAATCTCGCACTAAACGCAGAA
Proteins encoded in this window:
- a CDS encoding transposase, with protein sequence MRSWRKHWDELATMFKYPEQIRRIIYATNAIENFNRQLRKVTKTKSAFVSDDTLLRLLYLITMQVTDKWTMPIKEWGSILMHLRIYFGDRSPSGFECLLIRGLPPQLSIIWLSENTQLFSALPH
- a CDS encoding sigma-54-dependent transcriptional regulator, whose amino-acid sequence is MNILVIDDDKDSRESMSTILGLLGHTMLEAGSAEEGLERLRQVPSINLLLSDIKMPGKSGIDFLRELRGCREADGFDVVLFTGFATVETAVDALRLGAYDYLLKPVGMNDLVDLLDRVGKRTEIRNRNMDSALSGAIQPTSLYRLPEVQDRLGFFSKSMHQKMEQAIKFHEDRGLSVLIQGETGVGKELMAKLIHHGLQEGGCHLPFIDINCAAIMPSLFESELFGYEHGAFTGGLKRGQLGKFDAARGGTLFLDEVAEIPLEKQGILLRVLQEKEFYRVGGTQKIKTDVRIICATNVSLEDAVKAGNFRKDLYYRLKVGMLYLPPLRQRLEEIIPLSLYFLRELSRQKGKRFQNISPEAAKELVSYSWPGNVRELRNAIELAVFMHDAEVLTGEHLHLDDAEMGEAAAFRGEKIDGVEGLGDVINNQVNNLVQRALEDCGGNKTAAAEKLGISRRKLYRLLEKVK
- a CDS encoding PAS domain-containing sensor histidine kinase, translated to MLLDIKTLLIASAAEAMVASLILALACYSERQLRTVIRLWSISQALIGAGMLLIALQGIVPVLWGVGISNMCIALGFTIEQEGISRYIGKQGYLRSAMLAPVLVICFGIWFFSVVYASLAYRIIAFSVGAMLFSLISVATLLKSGATGEAPIRFLVAAHLQHFAVMGARAVNAYIQSPMVAFLNIYGMQAVFVLLLSLCGISRVVCYFWLIIHRLGKEARKQEEELNRAVNTKKEILERMVDEKTRNLRASEAKVRALINAIPDMLVVSTGEGRVEEVYSNSSAFSARFPRQVYIGQMIQQVLPRVNANEIVQLTQNAIINGQSSQYEFILPWKEESLYLHTRILPLNASQAFHVVTDITEQKKLEAEALAALTQLQEAQKLSTAGVMAASIVHDLGQPLNSLKISTDGLLYVSEMGEKLNMDQVKVELRRISRQVERVEAVVTNVRNIVRQDSQSRRGVVLDTVLHRSLETFRTVQGSGAVALQYQTQAPHVVVCAADSEIEQILFNLLRNAQEAVLATSKQDKRILISTVEKGEWLELVVSDNGCGIAEDILPKVFEPFFTTKRQKTDNLGFGLAIVKSLVENLRGNVTVYNNELGGADFVIRLPIEKQEENQP